One Companilactobacillus heilongjiangensis genomic window, TCACCATAGAGTGCATCCGGGGTCCCAATCACTGACACTTCTTTGACAAAATTCAACTGACTGAGTGAATTCTCGACCTGTGCTGGAGCAACTTTTTCGCCACCATGATTGATAATATCTTTCTTACGACCTTTGACAAACAGGTAACCATCTTCGTCCAAATATCCAAGATCACCAGTCAAAAACCAACCATCTTTGAAAGAATTTGGATGTGATTCGAGATAATCGCTAATTACATGATCGCCACGAACAACGATTTCACCAATTTGATTAGCGACCGTCATAATCTTTCCATCATTCATAATTTGAACGTCAGTTTTAAACGCCTTACCGGCAGAACCCACTTTGGGAGCGTCGAATGGATTGATCGTACATTGGCTGGCTGTTTCAGTCATGCCGTAGCCTTCCAAAATTCTAGTATGGAAACGAGTTTGGAACGCAGTTAGTTTATCAAGTGGTAAAGCAAATGATGAACATCTGGCGAAACGTAATCTGATGTCATCGCTGTAATTTTCGTTAGCCTTTTGGTTGATCAACAAGATGTTGACGATAGTTGGTACTACTGAAACCCATGTAACGCCGTTATCTCGGACTTGATTCCAAAATTTAGAAGCACTGAATTTGTCAGCAATCACAATCTTGCCACCAGACAATCTAGTCGAAAGAATTGAAACTGCCTGCGCATTGATATGAAACATTGGCATGACAACCATCGTCGTATCAGCGGCAGTCATTTGATGACTTTCAATATCATGCTCAACTCCGTTCAACAAAATTCGATGTGTTAAACCAACACGCTTAGGCTTTCCAGTCGTTCCAGAGGTGTTCATAATCAATGCTAAATCGTCTTCCTCAGGAATACCGGCATCATTACCCATCAACTTACGGTCACGGATAATGTGCAATAAAGGATACGTCTGCAAATGTAACGCCGTTACAATCGCCAATCTGTCATCTAAAGCAGCATCCACTAATTCTTGACCAACAATCGAAGCTACATATTCATGTTCAGCAAGTTCTTGTTGTAACTCGAGTTCTGGAGTCGTTGCTGCAATTGGATGCATAACCGCACCAACTTCCCACAATGCCTGCGTAATAACCGGATAAGCGGCCGTATTTGGTAAGCAAACTAGTACTGCATCGCCACGACCAATGTGTAAATCCAGAAATACATCACGCAATGAACGTACATCATCTGCTATTTCATAACCATGAAACCAACGGTTCATTTTTTCGTCTTTAATGACTTTTTCACTCATATTATTCTCTAATTGCTTGTTTAATTGATTCGTTATTTTTGACATTTTCTTTTACTCCTTTAGCTTCTTTTCTAGCTTTACTAAGGTGCCATTGGGGACGTCCAATCAAAACTCCAAATGGTGGGACTTTGTAGCAGAACCACGAAATTAAGAACGCTCCGCCTAAAACGAATGCATACCCAAACGGCAATAATAACAAC contains:
- a CDS encoding AMP-binding protein, with amino-acid sequence MSKITNQLNKQLENNMSEKVIKDEKMNRWFHGYEIADDVRSLRDVFLDLHIGRGDAVLVCLPNTAAYPVITQALWEVGAVMHPIAATTPELELQQELAEHEYVASIVGQELVDAALDDRLAIVTALHLQTYPLLHIIRDRKLMGNDAGIPEEDDLALIMNTSGTTGKPKRVGLTHRILLNGVEHDIESHQMTAADTTMVVMPMFHINAQAVSILSTRLSGGKIVIADKFSASKFWNQVRDNGVTWVSVVPTIVNILLINQKANENYSDDIRLRFARCSSFALPLDKLTAFQTRFHTRILEGYGMTETASQCTINPFDAPKVGSAGKAFKTDVQIMNDGKIMTVANQIGEIVVRGDHVISDYLESHPNSFKDGWFLTGDLGYLDEDGYLFVKGRKKDIINHGGEKVAPAQVENSLSQLNFVKEVSVIGTPDALYGEAVTAVVISQGMQEESLERQKILAHARETLANYEQPTRIYFVKDYPRNATGKVIRLKLREQVLSLVGSVG